A window of the Fusarium fujikuroi IMI 58289 draft genome, chromosome FFUJ_chr09 genome harbors these coding sequences:
- a CDS encoding related to transcription initiation factor TFIIF large subunit: MSAPPPSGHPPANAPGYPNGAPKKQKPNPLRPLRKNPKANPLVSRRPPPRPTAQSASGRLNGTKPNIEEIRRQNGGWSEPPPPECKDIPIMTTKKDLLDGIRYHMMKFTQSKAGGKPIDPTDQDDFARPVTLHRRDARQPPPGRAVKTEAPEAPQADEEEVERQAQRKAEREAQRAIDQAKIAPVAKDPNPKRPKKQKEEKTTFNRAPKTETAKKASDLRYEEALPWHLEDAEGKNVWVGNFVDTLSGSNVAFMIDESVFRMIPLEKWYKFTSKPPFQTYDIDEVEAFMSKKVDVGRWVMRDEEKKAGRKDLEATRKMFYGSGPMVKTESATFKAASRSEKLEHDEIDMSGDEFQDDDEAPMFERNDDEDTKDSKDRIRREQLGANLFGEGDEQEVDKELDEQLREEILRQKLGKATKKALIKRDREDIYESDDSEENPWSSSSDDNSSDEEEEEDKKDDEKKDVNKDDKNQSGSGSKGTITPSGKKPEGTKKSKSLKRAGSPALSESSGNESSRKKLKKNVPSATGSRSGTPLVQGGAARRPTAAGSGSDGEATAGEMSDGAAPKRKKLKLVSSSARGTPSASRAGSPNPTQGAASPGSPGTSAVEPSEILDKIPAEGITVNELIKLFNHRLGDRPGQMSKTEWIQLVKKLCDYGPDKRLRRRS; the protein is encoded by the exons atgagTGCGCCGCCTCCCTCAGGCCATCCGCCCGCCAACGCGCCTGGGTATCCAAATGGTGCCCCGAAGAAACAGAAGCCAAACCCCCTTCGGCCATTGCGTAAAAATCCCAAGGCAAACCCCCTCGTTTCTCGAAGACCACCACCCAGGCCGACAGCGCAATCTGCTTCGGGTAGGCTAAATGGAACAAAGCCAAACATTGAAGAGATTCGACGTCAAAATGGTGGCTGGTCAGAGCCACCGCCACCGGAGTGCAAGGATATCCCCATTATGACAACGAAGAAGGATCTTCTCGACGGCATTCGATACCACATGATGAAGTTCACTCAATCTAAAGCAGGAGGAAAACCCATCGATCCAACCGACCAGGACGACTTCGCACGACCCGTAACATTGCACCGACGAGATGCGCGCCAACCCCCTCCAGGGAGGGCTGTCAAGACCGAAGCACCGGAAGCGCCTCAggctgacgaggaagaggtggAAAGACAGGCGCAGAGGAAAGCTGAACGGGAGGCTCAGCGCGCCATTGATCAGGCCAAGATTGCGCCTGTGGCCAAAGATCCTAATCCCAAGCGAccgaagaagcaaaaagaggagaagacgaCGTTCAACCGGGCGCCAAAGACTGAAACTGCTAAGAAGGCGTCCGACCTGCGATATGAGGAAGCTCTTCCATGGCATCTCGAAGATGCAGAGGGTAAAAATGTTTGGGTTGGTAACTTTGTGGACACACTCTCTGGATCTAACGTGGCTTTCATGATCGATGAGTCTGTTTTCCGCATGATCCCCCTAGAGAAGTGGTACAAATTTACGTCTAAGCCGCCCTTTCAGACTTACGACATTGATGAGGTGGAGGCCTTCATGAGTAAGAAGGTGGATGTGGGCCGTTGGGTCatgagagatgaagagaagaaagctgGGCGAAAAGACCTGGAGGCCACAAGAAAAATGTTCTATGGAAGTGGCCCGATGGTCAAGACCGAAAGTGCGACGTTCAAGGCTGCCTCGAGGTCAGAGAAACTGgagcatgatgagattgatatgTCGGGCGATGAAtttcaagatgatgatgaggctcCAATGTTCGAAAGgaatgacgatgaagacacAAAGGACTCCAAGGACCGCATTCGTCGGGAACAGCTCGGTGCCAACTTATTCGGAGAAGGTGACGAGCAAGAAGTGGACAAAGAACTGGATGAACAACTCCGAGAAGAGATCCTACGACAGAAGCTCGGCAAAGCCACCAAGAAGGCATTGATCAAGAGAGATCGAGAGGATATCTACGAAAGTGACGATTCCGAAGAGAATCCATGGAGCAGCTCG TCTGATGACAACTCCtccgacgaggaagaagaggaagacaagaaagatgacgagaagaaggacgtcAACAAGGACGACAAGAACCAGAGTGGTTCCGGATCCAAGGGTACCATCACTCCCTCCGGGAAGAAGCCCGAAGGCACTAAGAAGAGCAAGTCGCTCAAGCGAGCCGGCTCGCCAGCACTCTCTGAGTCCAGTGGAAACGAATCTTCCCGCAAAAAGCTTAAGAAGAATGTCCCATCTGCCACGGGAAGCAGGTCGGGCACTCCTCTTGTACAGGGCGGAGCCGCTCGTCGACCCACGGCTGCTGGATCTGGTAGTGATGGAGAGGCAACTGCTGGCGAGATGTCAGATGGAGCTGCacccaagaggaagaagttgaagttggttAGTAGCAGTGCTCGGGGCACTCCTTCGGCATCTAGGGCTGGCAgccccaacccaacccaggGTG CAGCTTCTCCTGGCTCACCTGGAACTTCAGCTGTCGAACCATCTGAAATTCTCGACAAGATCCCCGCCGAAGGCATCACCGTTAACGAGTtgatcaagctcttcaaccaccGCCTGGGTGATAGACCAGGCCAGATGTCTAAGACTGAGTGGATtcagcttgtcaagaagctttgtGACTATGGACCTGACAAGCGACTTCGCCGAAGATCGTAA